The Kitasatospora setae KM-6054 genome contains a region encoding:
- a CDS encoding chitinase produces MRALPPPPPPRPRTGRVLLAGLLSASVGLVGLTLAGSGTATADVAPNVNVVANGDFAAGNHISPWTCGPTVTAVNNTATGWDLQGAPAGNDYANCSQSVTVLPNSTYTLSAVVQGGYVFAGVTGTGGTDPSTWSSNAGWNTLTSTFTTGASTTSVSVWFHGWYGQTPFTVDKVSLVGPGTAPGSPSPTPTIIVDPTPSPSQSSPKPSPSVTEGTPTGSTSPSGSPTAPPPRKHLLTGYWQDFYNGATPQRISDVPAAYDIIAVAFADATSTRGGLSFTLDPTLSSKLGGYTEAQFKADIAAKRAAGKKVIISVGGQNGTVSVSDSASATTFANSAYSLIQQYGFDGIDIDLENGVNATYMSQALHSLAAKVGSGFVLTMAPETIGMQSTGGEYFKLALATKDILTIVNMQYYNSGAMLGCDGGVYSQGTENFLTGLACIQLQGGLRPDQVGLGVPASTSAAGGGYISPATVNNALDCLASGTNCGSFKPSQTWPTIGGAMTWSTNWDATAGNQIANTIGAHLHAMP; encoded by the coding sequence ATGCGTGCACTACCGCCCCCGCCCCCGCCCCGCCCGCGCACCGGCCGGGTCCTGCTGGCCGGCCTGCTGTCGGCCTCGGTCGGCCTGGTCGGCCTGACCCTGGCCGGCTCCGGCACGGCCACCGCCGACGTCGCGCCGAACGTCAACGTCGTCGCCAACGGCGACTTCGCGGCCGGCAACCACATCAGCCCGTGGACCTGCGGCCCGACCGTCACCGCGGTCAACAACACCGCCACCGGCTGGGACCTGCAGGGCGCGCCGGCCGGCAACGACTACGCCAACTGCAGCCAGAGCGTCACCGTGCTGCCCAACTCGACGTACACCCTGAGCGCCGTCGTGCAGGGCGGCTACGTCTTCGCGGGGGTCACCGGCACCGGCGGCACCGACCCGTCCACCTGGAGCTCCAACGCCGGGTGGAACACCCTGACCTCGACCTTCACCACCGGCGCGTCCACCACCTCGGTGTCGGTCTGGTTCCACGGCTGGTACGGGCAGACCCCGTTCACCGTGGACAAGGTCTCGCTGGTCGGCCCGGGCACCGCCCCCGGCAGCCCGTCGCCCACGCCGACGATCATCGTCGACCCGACGCCGTCGCCGTCGCAGAGCAGCCCCAAGCCGTCCCCGTCGGTCACCGAGGGGACCCCGACGGGCAGCACGTCCCCGTCGGGCAGCCCGACCGCGCCGCCGCCGCGCAAGCACCTGCTGACCGGCTACTGGCAGGACTTCTACAACGGCGCGACGCCGCAGCGGATCAGTGACGTCCCGGCCGCGTACGACATCATCGCGGTGGCCTTCGCGGACGCCACCAGCACCCGGGGCGGGCTCAGCTTCACCCTGGACCCGACGCTCTCCTCCAAGCTGGGCGGCTACACCGAGGCCCAGTTCAAGGCCGACATCGCGGCCAAGCGGGCGGCCGGCAAGAAGGTGATCATCTCGGTCGGCGGGCAGAACGGCACCGTCTCGGTCTCCGACTCGGCCTCGGCGACCACCTTCGCCAACTCGGCCTACAGCCTGATCCAGCAGTACGGGTTCGACGGGATCGACATCGACCTGGAGAACGGCGTCAACGCCACCTACATGTCGCAGGCGCTGCACAGCCTGGCCGCCAAGGTCGGGTCCGGCTTCGTGCTGACCATGGCGCCGGAGACCATCGGCATGCAGTCCACCGGCGGCGAGTACTTCAAGCTGGCGCTGGCCACCAAGGACATCCTGACCATCGTCAACATGCAGTACTACAACAGCGGGGCGATGCTCGGCTGCGACGGCGGCGTGTACTCGCAGGGCACCGAGAACTTCCTCACCGGCCTGGCCTGCATCCAGCTCCAGGGCGGCCTGCGGCCCGACCAGGTCGGCCTGGGCGTCCCGGCCTCCACCAGCGCGGCGGGCGGCGGGTACATCAGCCCGGCGACCGTGAACAACGCGCTGGACTGCCTGGCCTCCGGCACCAACTGCGGTTCGTTCAAGCCGAGTCAGACCTGGCCGACGATCGGCGGCGCGATGACCTGGTCCACCAACTGGGACGCCACCGCGGGCAACCAGATCGCCAACACGATCGGCGCGCACCTGCACGCGATGCCGTGA
- a CDS encoding valine--tRNA ligase translates to MTDTTNQRPTSSQPGADAATLPTTYAPAEVEGELYERWVERGYFTADAKSEKPAYTIVIPPPNVTGALHLGHAFQHTLMDALTRRKRMLGFEALWLPGMDHAGIATQNKVEQQLAEAGLSRHDLGRAAFVDKVWEWKENYGGRILGQMRRLGDGVDWSRERFTMDEGLSQAVQTIFKKLFDDGLIYRAERIINWCPRCLTALSDAEVDHEDLPGELVSIRYGDGEDSIVVATTRAETLLGDTAVAVHPSDERYAHLVGRTIKLPLTDREIPVVADEHVDPEFGTGAVKVTPAHDPNDFAIGQRHDLPNLTVMDERGAITVHGPFLGLDRLDARAAVVGALREQGRIVAEKRPYEHAVGHCSRCRTVVEPRLSLQWWVKVEPLAKAAGDAVRDGRVEIHPKELERRYFDWVDNMHDWCISRQLWWGHQIPVWYGPDGEVVCVGPDEQPPAGEGWHQDPDVLDTWFSSGLWPFSTLGWPEKTPELEKFYPTDVLLTGHDIIFFWVARMMMFGLYAMDGEIPFKTVALTGLVRDQFGKKMSKSTGNAVDPLDWMDAYGADAVRFTLARGANPGADVPIGEDWVKGSRNFCNKIWNATRFALMNGATVRGPLPAPEELTAADRWILSRLNSTVTEVDALYEDFEFAKVSDTLFHFAWDEVFDWYVELSKTTLNKGGAQADHARRILGEVLDVTLRLLHPIVPFVTDALWTALTGAESVVVAEWPKDSGYRDADAESEIALLQQVVTEVRRFRNDQGLRDTQKVPARLELAGHRLGVHEAAIRSLLRLTVPEEGFHATASLPVAGTAVELDLSGTIDVPAERKRLQKDLAAAEKEKAQSQGKLGNEAFLAKAPDEVVAKIRTRLSAAEADIERITAQLAALPQG, encoded by the coding sequence GTGACCGACACGACGAACCAGCGCCCCACGAGCTCGCAGCCCGGGGCCGACGCAGCCACCCTCCCGACGACCTACGCCCCGGCCGAGGTAGAGGGCGAGCTGTACGAGCGCTGGGTGGAGCGCGGTTACTTCACGGCCGACGCGAAGAGCGAGAAGCCGGCGTACACCATCGTCATCCCGCCGCCGAACGTCACCGGCGCGCTGCACCTCGGCCACGCCTTCCAGCACACGCTGATGGACGCGCTGACCCGCCGCAAGCGGATGCTCGGCTTCGAGGCGCTCTGGCTCCCCGGCATGGACCACGCGGGCATCGCCACCCAGAACAAGGTGGAGCAGCAGCTCGCCGAGGCCGGCCTGTCCCGGCACGACCTGGGCCGGGCGGCCTTCGTCGACAAGGTCTGGGAGTGGAAGGAGAACTACGGCGGCCGGATCCTCGGCCAGATGCGCCGGCTCGGCGACGGCGTCGACTGGTCGCGCGAGCGGTTCACCATGGACGAGGGCCTCTCGCAGGCCGTCCAGACCATCTTCAAGAAGCTCTTCGACGACGGCCTGATCTACCGCGCCGAGCGCATCATCAACTGGTGTCCGCGCTGCCTGACCGCGCTCTCCGACGCCGAGGTCGACCACGAGGACCTCCCCGGCGAGCTGGTCTCGATCCGCTACGGCGACGGCGAGGACTCGATCGTGGTCGCCACCACCCGCGCCGAGACCCTGCTCGGCGACACCGCGGTCGCCGTCCACCCGTCCGACGAGCGCTACGCGCACCTGGTCGGCCGGACCATCAAGCTGCCGCTGACCGACCGGGAGATCCCGGTCGTCGCCGACGAGCACGTCGACCCGGAGTTCGGCACCGGCGCCGTCAAGGTGACCCCGGCGCACGACCCGAACGACTTCGCGATCGGCCAGCGCCACGACCTGCCCAACCTGACGGTCATGGACGAGCGCGGCGCGATCACGGTGCACGGCCCGTTCCTCGGCCTGGACCGGCTGGACGCCCGGGCCGCCGTGGTCGGCGCGCTGCGCGAGCAGGGGCGCATCGTCGCCGAGAAGCGCCCCTACGAGCACGCGGTCGGGCACTGCTCGCGCTGCCGGACGGTGGTCGAGCCGCGGCTGTCGCTGCAGTGGTGGGTCAAGGTCGAGCCGCTGGCGAAGGCCGCCGGCGACGCGGTCCGCGACGGCCGGGTCGAGATCCACCCGAAGGAGCTGGAGCGCCGCTACTTCGACTGGGTCGACAACATGCACGACTGGTGCATCTCGCGCCAGCTCTGGTGGGGCCACCAGATCCCGGTCTGGTACGGCCCGGACGGCGAGGTCGTCTGCGTCGGCCCGGACGAGCAGCCGCCCGCCGGCGAGGGCTGGCACCAGGACCCGGACGTCCTGGACACCTGGTTCTCCTCCGGCCTGTGGCCGTTCTCCACCCTCGGCTGGCCGGAGAAGACCCCGGAGCTGGAGAAGTTCTACCCGACCGACGTGCTGCTGACCGGCCACGACATCATCTTCTTCTGGGTCGCCCGGATGATGATGTTCGGCCTGTACGCGATGGACGGCGAGATCCCGTTCAAGACGGTCGCGCTGACCGGGCTGGTCCGCGACCAGTTCGGCAAGAAGATGTCGAAGTCCACCGGCAACGCGGTCGACCCGCTGGACTGGATGGACGCCTACGGCGCCGACGCGGTCCGCTTCACGCTGGCCCGCGGCGCCAACCCCGGCGCCGACGTGCCGATCGGCGAGGACTGGGTCAAGGGCTCCCGGAACTTCTGCAACAAGATCTGGAACGCCACCCGCTTCGCCCTGATGAACGGCGCCACCGTCCGGGGCCCGCTGCCCGCGCCGGAGGAGCTCACCGCCGCGGACCGCTGGATCCTGTCCCGGCTGAACTCCACCGTCACCGAAGTCGACGCGCTGTACGAGGACTTCGAGTTCGCCAAGGTCTCGGACACGCTGTTCCACTTCGCCTGGGACGAGGTCTTCGACTGGTACGTCGAGCTCTCCAAGACCACGCTGAACAAGGGCGGCGCGCAGGCCGACCACGCCCGCCGGATCCTCGGCGAGGTGCTGGACGTCACGCTGCGGCTGCTGCACCCGATCGTCCCGTTCGTCACCGACGCGCTCTGGACGGCGCTCACCGGTGCCGAGTCGGTGGTGGTCGCCGAGTGGCCGAAGGACTCCGGCTACCGGGACGCCGACGCCGAGTCGGAGATCGCCCTGCTGCAGCAGGTGGTCACCGAGGTCCGCCGGTTCCGCAACGACCAGGGCCTGCGCGACACCCAGAAGGTCCCGGCCCGGCTGGAGCTGGCCGGCCACCGGTTGGGGGTGCACGAGGCGGCGATCCGCTCGCTGCTGCGGCTGACCGTGCCGGAGGAGGGCTTCCACGCCACCGCCTCGCTGCCGGTGGCCGGCACCGCGGTCGAGCTCGACCTGTCCGGCACCATCGACGTCCCGGCCGAGCGCAAGCGCCTGCAGAAGGACCTGGCCGCGGCCGAGAAGGAGAAGGCGCAGTCCCAGGGCAAGCTCGGCAACGAGGCGTTCCTGGCCAAGGCGCCGGACGAGGTGGTCGCCAAGATCCGCACCCGGCTGTCCGCCGCCGAGGCCGACATCGAGCGGATCACCGCCCAGCTCGCGGCGCTGCCGCAGGGCTGA